The sequence AATCCAAACCGCTCCCCGTCTCTTTAGCGCAGAAGAACACCGCTCACCAAACCCTTCCAAACGGCAATAGAAACACACGACCAAACAACACAATAAAATTTACACGACACAAGCCCCGATAGCCTGAACTCTCACCAGAGAATCGAAAATGCGTCCTCTCTTCTCGCGACTCCTACGCTCGtcctcctcccccctcctcctccgccgctcccaaaccctaaaccctaaaagcccccacctcctcctcctccgtcccttctcctcctctgtcCCCTCGGACGCCGAGCTCCGCAAGTATGCGGGCTacttcgtcctcctcctcggctGCGGCGCCGCAACCTACTACTCCTTCCCCTTCCCCGCGGACGCCAAGCACAAGAAGGCCCAGATCTTCCGCTACGCCCCGCTCCCGGACGACCTCCACACCGTCTCCAACTGGAGCGGCACCCACGAGGTCCACACCCGCGTCCTCCTCCAGCCCGAGTCACTCCCGGACCTCGAGGCCGCCGTCCGGGACGCCCACGCCAACCGGCGCAAGATCCGGCCCCTCGGCTCGGGCCTCTCGCCCAATGGGATCGGGCTGTCGCGGGCTGGGATGGTCAACCTCGCCCTCATGGACAAGGTGCTCGGCGTCGACCGTGAGGCCAAGAGGGTTACGGTGCAGGCCGGGATACGGGTTGCGCAGCTTGTCGATGCGCTCAAGGAGCACGGGTTGACCCTTCAGAACTTTGCGTCCATCCGGGAGCAGCAGATCGGCGGCATCATCCAGGTTCATTCTTCTTAGTCTGACTACAAGATGATATCACCTTTGAAGTGATTTCTCAGTATGCTACAGTTATTGTGAAAAGATCTTACTTTTGGTTGAGGGAGTTAGCTCCATCTATGTAGGCTTGGAAGTTCATGACTTGGGCTGAAAATTGGTGGGTTAAATTCTGGAATTTGATTTCGTTTTACAGATTTTTAATTAAATCTACTaacaaataaatagtaaattaaagaCAAAACTGAATTAAAAGATAAGGGGTTTCGGGAATTAGTCTAGTGAGGCGTGCAATGCACTGTCCTAGAGTAACTTTAGTCCCTCCATGTGCGACTCTCCGGTGTAGTTGCTCTCGCGATACAACACCTCGGATTATCCCGATCTCCTTGATTGCACGGTCTCAAAGGAGTGCTTGATTGAACGTCAATCCAACTTTCAAAATCTCAAcgttagaaaataaaataaaaaagagtgaaGAGAGGAGAAACATGttaaatttggtttagatttgtagttatctaactTGAAGTTAAATCCTAGTCTAATTGGGAtaagatataatttagattagTTTGACTTATATGGATTATAAGTAGGagtataattctaattgaattagaaataGACATGTGTTTAGGAGTTGAATTGGACTAGagttagaattagactctagtttGGAGacgtgtattatatatacatgttgcgGCCGAGCTAATGAAGCCGCCGCTACTAAAATTAAGCCAAGCTAATTATACAGAGCAAATTAAGGTGAGGTTGCTTGCTTCGGCTGAGTTGTgatgcactaattaattaagtggcaTGTGGTGATCGTACGGTGGCagcaactgtcacgccccgggacccgccaatttggtcggattcgggcacgccaacaaacCGCCAAACAGACAGTTTTCcatgtacgtcctaggcgtcacaatccatacaattcaCGAGATTCCAACCAATAACAGAATTCAAACATAGATTGCAAATGGaaagtatcgaaaacataaatactatgctattacaagcatttacCACATTCAGTTTACACCTTACATTTTGATtctagcttccaaatacaatcaagttattacaatttattacaacttaGTTCTTTCCTTTCCATTCTCATACCCCTATGTTAGACCAACttggggtaccgctatctctggtcacagtggtagggcgctatctacggagctacgcactttcctcgcgccgccgcgccgctcgcgtgtgaacctgaaatcccCAAAACacgtgggatgagaactattatccataattcccagtgggacggccacccaagggaagagctcgacccatcaggtccaaaggaggcaaaacaacatgttagtccaacagatagaTATATCATCATAATATTTATGCAGCTAACAGTTATCGTGCTTCTGCCTCGCAACATACAacatgcaaattatgcaacaatGTAAGTAGATCTACCgattctactttctatctcCCTATTCACAGCTCATAtccaactagcttctaaggtttcctctacctTCAAATTGGttaaaacaatttttaaatttgtgtcCCAACCGTTCTTCAACCTTAGGGCATAGGCATGTCTTCAGGATTCAATGGTTGTTAAATTACTGTTCTATTTTTTTCCATGGATCTCTTCTGTTAATTTTGATCTTAGAATTGTGTAAAGTTAGTCATATTTTTCTTTGATTCTCTATATAGACTTGTTTAAGTCCCTACGCATCTATCTACAGGTGGGTGCCCATGGCACTGGTGCAAGATTGCCTCCCATCGATGAGCAGGTTGTTAGCATGAAACTGGTGACACCTGCCAAGGGAACAATAGAGCTGTCAAAGGAGAAAGATCCAGAGCTATTTTATCTCGCTCGGTGTGGTCTAGGTGGCCTTGGAGTGGTTGCGGAAGTCACCCTTCAGTGTGTGGATAGACATGAGCTTGTTGAGCACACATTTGTCACTAATGCTAATGAGATTAGGAAAAATCACAAgtaatcccttttttttctttttacgtTCATGATAGTATTGTTGATCttatttctgttttttttttctttttttttgaaatttttgcaaCCTGGTCACTTTTCATAGAATCCAAGTTTCAATCTTGCttctgttttgcaggaaatgGCTTGCTGAAAACAAGCACATAAAATACTTGTGGATCCCGTATACTGACGCTGTTGTTGTCGTGAAGTGCAATCCTCCTTCCAAGGGGAAAAAACCGAAGTTCACACCAAAATATGGGAAGGATGAAGCATTACAACATGTTCGCGATCTTTACTGTGATTCACTCAAGAAGTATAGGTAAGTCCACTTGTCAAGCTTCCACTTGAGTGGTTTTTCTTGATCCAGCCACCAATCAAAGGATAGTGTATGGTATTGCTTAAATGAAAATAGTCATTATAAATCGtaatattcaaaaatacttcTTTCTTTGCAATATTTGTACCTGATAGTTTAAATTTCTACATAATTAGACTGCTAGTTTGTAGATGCTTGCAGAACCGAAGTCAGAAGTGATGAATTAGATATAAACCAGCTCTCATTCACGGAGTTGAGGGATAAGCTCCTTGCCCTCGATCCTCTCAATAAAGATCATGTCATAAATGTCAACCAGGCAGAAGCTGAATATTGGAGGAAGTCGGAGGGATATCGAGTCGGTTGGAGTGATGAAATTCTGGGTTTCGATTGTGGCGGACAGCAATGGGTCTCCGAGACCTGTTTCCCAGCTGGGACCCTTGCTAAGCCGAGCATGAAGGACT is a genomic window of Ananas comosus cultivar F153 linkage group 13, ASM154086v1, whole genome shotgun sequence containing:
- the LOC109719527 gene encoding L-galactono-1,4-lactone dehydrogenase 1, mitochondrial → MRPLFSRLLRSSSSPLLLRRSQTLNPKSPHLLLLRPFSSSVPSDAELRKYAGYFVLLLGCGAATYYSFPFPADAKHKKAQIFRYAPLPDDLHTVSNWSGTHEVHTRVLLQPESLPDLEAAVRDAHANRRKIRPLGSGLSPNGIGLSRAGMVNLALMDKVLGVDREAKRVTVQAGIRVAQLVDALKEHGLTLQNFASIREQQIGGIIQVGAHGTGARLPPIDEQVVSMKLVTPAKGTIELSKEKDPELFYLARCGLGGLGVVAEVTLQCVDRHELVEHTFVTNANEIRKNHKKWLAENKHIKYLWIPYTDAVVVVKCNPPSKGKKPKFTPKYGKDEALQHVRDLYCDSLKKYRTEVRSDELDINQLSFTELRDKLLALDPLNKDHVINVNQAEAEYWRKSEGYRVGWSDEILGFDCGGQQWVSETCFPAGTLAKPSMKDLDFIEDLKQLIESEEIPAPAPIEQRWTACSGSLMSPASSPNKDNIFSWVGIIMYLPTTDARQRKDITEEFFNYRRLTQTRLWDEYSAYEHWAKIEVPKDKEELAELQARLRKRFPVDAYNKARRELDPNGILSNAKLEKLFPMMETLEYSK